The following are from one region of the Canis lupus familiaris isolate Mischka breed German Shepherd chromosome 30, alternate assembly UU_Cfam_GSD_1.0, whole genome shotgun sequence genome:
- the ELL3 gene encoding RNA polymerase II elongation factor ELL3, whose product MEGPRELLSGKFQLCFTPAAGTSLLMLRLNDAALRALQECRRQQVRPVIAFQGNRGYLRFPGPGWSCLFSFTVSQCGQDGPGGGLDLVCQRLGRSGPNHLHCLGPLRERLTIWAAMDSIPAPSSVRRHILTDSTRDPDSWQNIGDYSEEDTVSQPQMALQEVSDPLASSQGQSLPGSSKEHMAHWEVRNQTHLPNRKPDQALPSSESQKHLDKKRPAPATSIGLKEKRLRPLPLAPSPLQVLPSQDLQEGEDWEQEDKDEDIGPRLEHSPSVQADSESPSPEEVPDYLLQYRAIHSAEQQHAYEQDFETDYTEYRILHARVGAASQRFIELGAEIKRVQRGTPEYKMLEEKIVQEYKKFRKRYPGYREEKRRCEYLHQKLSHIKGLILEFEEKNRGS is encoded by the exons ATGGAGGGACCCCGGGAGCTTCTAAGTGGGAAGTTCCAGCTCTGTTTCACCCCCGCTGCCGGAACCAGCCTCCTGATGCTCCGGCTGAACGACGCGGCTCTGCGGGCACTGCAGGAGTGTCGGCGGCAACAG GTTCGGCCAGTGATCGCTTTCCAAGGCAACCGAGGG TATCTGAGGTTCCCAGGCCCTGGCTGGTCCTGCCTCTTCTCCTTCACAGTGTCCCAGTGTGGCCAGGATGGCCCTGGAGGTGGCTTGGACCTTGTGTGCCAACGCTTAGGCAG ATCTGGGCCTAACCACCTCCACTGCCTGGGCCCACTCAGGGAGCGCCTCACTATTTGGGCTGCCATGGATTCTATCCCAGCCCCATCTTCAGTTCGGAGACACATTCTGACTGACAGTACCAGAGATCCTGACAGCTGGCAGAACATAGGAGACTATTCTGAAGAAGACACAGTTTCACAGCCACAGATGGCACTACAAGAG GTGTCAGATCCATTGGCAAGCAGCCAAGGACAGTCACTCCCAGGATCCTCAAAGGAACACATGGCACATTGGGAAGTGAG AAACCAGACCCATCTTCCAAACAGAAAACCTGATCAGGCACTGCCTTCCTCTGAGAGCCAGAAACATTTGGATAAG AAGCGTCCAGCACCTGCAACCAGTATAGGACTAAAAGAAAAGAGGCTCAGACCTCTCCCTTTAGCTCCAAGTCCCCTACAAGTGCTGCCCAGTCAGGACCTACAAGAGGGAGAAGATTGGGAGCAAGAAGATAAAGATGAAGACATTGGCCCCAGGCTAGAACACAGTCCCTCAGTTCAAGCAG ATTCTGAATCCCCAAGCCCTGAAGAGGTACCAGATTATCTCCT GCAATACAGGGCCATCCACAGTGCAGAGCAGCAACATGCTTATGAGCAGGACTTTGAGACCGATTATACTGAATACCGCATCCTACATGCTCGTGTTGGGGCTGCAAGCCAAAGGTTCATAGAGCtgggagctgagatcaagagagtTCAGCGAGGAACTCCAGAATACAAG aTGCTGGAAGAAAAAATAGTCCAGGAATATAAAAAGTTCAGGAAG CGGTACCCAGGTTATAGGGAAGAAAAGCGTCGCTGTGAGTACCTGCATCAGAAATTATCCCACATTAAAGGTCTCATCCTGGAGTTTGAGGAAAAGAACAGGGGCAGCTGA